The following are from one region of the Mycolicibacterium diernhoferi genome:
- a CDS encoding zinc-dependent dehydrogenase: MLALRFYAPEDVRLEDVPEPQCGPDEVKLRVRNCSTCGTDVKIFHNGHQNLTPPRTIGHEIAGEIVEVGADVNATYGSEWKAGDRVQVIAAVPCGECHECRKGWMAVCQNQTSMGYQYDGGFAEYMIVPKQVLKVDGLNKIPDNVSFDEASAAEPFACAINAQELLGIEEGDTVVVFGAGPIGCMHIRIARGVHKCGPIYLVDVNDARLKMSADAVNPDGVINAAEVDVVEKVMELTGGRGADIVITATAANIAQEQAIAMAARNGRISFFGGLPKTDPTITCDSNVVHYRQLHIHGANGSAPEHNKRALQYISTGQVPVKDLITRRIPLANVLDAFDIVKNGEAIKVTVEP; this comes from the coding sequence ATGTTAGCCCTGCGTTTCTATGCCCCCGAAGACGTCCGGCTCGAGGACGTGCCAGAGCCGCAGTGCGGTCCCGACGAGGTGAAATTGCGGGTGCGCAACTGCTCCACCTGCGGCACCGACGTGAAGATCTTCCACAACGGGCACCAGAACCTGACCCCGCCGCGCACCATCGGCCACGAGATCGCCGGCGAGATCGTCGAGGTCGGCGCGGACGTCAATGCCACCTACGGCAGCGAGTGGAAGGCCGGCGACCGGGTCCAGGTGATCGCCGCAGTGCCCTGCGGTGAGTGTCATGAGTGCCGCAAGGGCTGGATGGCGGTCTGCCAGAACCAGACCTCGATGGGCTATCAGTACGACGGCGGCTTCGCCGAGTACATGATCGTGCCCAAGCAGGTGCTCAAGGTCGACGGACTCAACAAGATCCCAGATAACGTGAGCTTCGACGAGGCCTCGGCCGCAGAGCCTTTCGCATGTGCCATCAACGCCCAGGAACTGCTCGGTATCGAGGAGGGCGACACCGTCGTGGTGTTCGGCGCGGGACCCATCGGGTGCATGCACATCCGCATCGCGCGCGGTGTGCACAAGTGCGGACCGATCTATCTGGTCGACGTGAACGACGCGCGGCTGAAGATGTCGGCCGACGCAGTGAACCCGGACGGGGTCATCAACGCCGCGGAGGTCGACGTCGTCGAGAAGGTCATGGAGCTCACCGGTGGCCGCGGGGCGGACATCGTCATCACCGCGACCGCGGCCAACATCGCCCAGGAGCAGGCCATCGCGATGGCCGCTCGCAACGGCCGCATCTCCTTCTTCGGCGGTCTGCCCAAGACCGACCCGACGATCACCTGCGACTCCAACGTCGTGCACTACCGCCAGCTGCACATCCACGGCGCCAACGGCTCTGCGCCCGAACACAACAAACGCGCCCTGCAGTACATCTCCACCGGCCAGGTGCCGGTCAAGGATCTGATCACCCGCCGCATTCCGCTGGCGAACGTGCTCGACGCGTTCGACATCGTCAAGAACGGCGAGGCCATCAAGGTCACCGTCGAGCCGTAA
- the rimI gene encoding ribosomal protein S18-alanine N-acetyltransferase — protein MTRSDAARCAELESQLFAGDDPWPPAAFLHGLSGKHNHYVAAREDGKLIGYAGISRLGRIPPFEYEVHTIGVDPTHQGRGIGRRLLEELLRFAKGGEVFLEVRTDNEAAINLYQSVGFATVGVRKRYYKVSGADAYTMKRDPA, from the coding sequence ATGACCCGCTCCGACGCGGCCCGCTGCGCCGAACTGGAATCCCAGCTGTTCGCCGGGGACGACCCGTGGCCGCCGGCGGCCTTTCTGCACGGATTGAGCGGCAAGCACAACCACTATGTGGCGGCCCGGGAGGACGGCAAACTGATCGGCTATGCCGGGATCTCCCGGCTGGGCCGCATCCCGCCGTTCGAGTACGAGGTGCACACCATCGGGGTCGACCCGACCCACCAGGGCCGCGGAATCGGGCGTCGACTGCTCGAGGAACTGCTGCGCTTCGCCAAGGGCGGCGAGGTGTTCCTGGAGGTGCGCACCGACAACGAAGCGGCCATCAACCTGTACCAAAGCGTCGGATTCGCCACGGTGGGCGTGCGCAAGCGGTACTACAAGGTCAGCGGCGCTGATGCCTACACCATGAAGCGAGACCCGGCATGA
- the tsaB gene encoding tRNA (adenosine(37)-N6)-threonylcarbamoyltransferase complex dimerization subunit type 1 TsaB → MIVLAIDTATPAVTAGIVEVGDTITTLAERVVVDARAHAERLTPNIVAALSDCGKVMGDLDAVVVGCGPGPFTGLRVGMATAAAYGQALGIPVHGVCTLDAIGGSTDGEVLVVTDARRREVYWARYRDGVRSAGPEVDAPADVDAGGAQRVAGSPTLGATFGLPVIGPEYPSAAELVAAVADWSAEPEPLVPLYLRRPDAKTLAERGLA, encoded by the coding sequence ATGATCGTTTTGGCCATCGATACCGCCACCCCCGCGGTGACCGCCGGAATCGTCGAGGTGGGGGACACGATCACCACCCTGGCCGAGCGGGTCGTCGTCGACGCCCGCGCCCACGCCGAACGGCTCACCCCGAACATCGTTGCCGCGCTTTCTGATTGCGGAAAGGTCATGGGTGACCTGGACGCGGTCGTGGTGGGATGCGGTCCCGGGCCGTTCACCGGGTTGCGGGTCGGCATGGCGACCGCCGCCGCCTACGGGCAGGCGCTGGGTATCCCGGTGCACGGGGTGTGCACGCTGGACGCCATCGGCGGGTCCACCGACGGCGAGGTCCTCGTCGTCACCGATGCCCGTCGCCGCGAGGTGTACTGGGCGCGCTACCGCGACGGTGTGCGGTCGGCCGGGCCGGAGGTCGACGCACCGGCCGACGTGGACGCCGGCGGCGCGCAGCGGGTCGCCGGATCGCCGACGCTGGGTGCGACGTTCGGGCTGCCGGTCATCGGTCCGGAGTATCCGTCGGCGGCCGAACTCGTTGCCGCCGTTGCGGACTGGTCGGCGGAACCGGAGCCGCTGGTGCCGCTGTATCTGCGCCGACCGGATGCCAAGACGTTGGCCGAACGAGGCCTGGCGTGA
- the tsaD gene encoding tRNA (adenosine(37)-N6)-threonylcarbamoyltransferase complex transferase subunit TsaD, with translation MIILAIESSCDETGVGIARLDIEKDGRTSVTLLADEVASSVDEHARFGGVVPEIASRAHLEALGPTMRRALDTAGVTRPDVVAATIGPGLAGALLVGVAAAKAYSAAWEVPFYAVNHLGGHLAADVYDHGPLPECVGLLVSGGHTELLHVRSLGQPIIELGSTVDDAAGEAYDKVARLLGLGYPGGKPLDDLARTGDRDAIVFPRGMTGPRDEPYAFSFSGLKTAVARHLERNPDASRADVAAGFQEAVADVLTTKAVRAATDLGVSTLLIAGGVAANSRVRELAEQRCAAAGLTLRVPRPRLCTDNGAMIASFAAHLIAAGAPPSGLDAASDPGLPVVKGQVA, from the coding sequence ATGATCATCTTGGCCATCGAAAGTTCCTGCGACGAAACAGGAGTGGGCATCGCCCGGCTCGACATCGAGAAGGACGGGCGGACCTCCGTCACGCTGCTGGCCGACGAGGTGGCCTCCAGCGTGGACGAGCACGCCCGCTTCGGCGGTGTGGTGCCCGAGATCGCGTCACGGGCGCACCTGGAGGCCCTCGGCCCGACGATGCGGCGCGCGCTGGACACCGCCGGGGTGACGCGCCCGGACGTCGTGGCCGCCACCATCGGGCCCGGCCTGGCCGGTGCCCTGTTGGTGGGAGTGGCTGCGGCCAAAGCGTATTCGGCCGCCTGGGAAGTGCCTTTCTACGCCGTCAACCATCTCGGTGGGCATCTGGCCGCCGATGTGTACGACCACGGACCGCTGCCCGAATGCGTGGGGCTGCTGGTCTCCGGAGGGCACACCGAGCTGCTGCACGTGCGTTCGCTCGGTCAGCCGATCATCGAACTGGGCAGCACCGTGGACGACGCGGCGGGGGAGGCCTACGACAAGGTGGCCCGTCTGCTGGGTCTCGGCTACCCCGGCGGCAAACCGCTCGATGACCTGGCCCGCACCGGCGACCGGGACGCGATCGTCTTCCCCCGCGGCATGACCGGACCCCGCGACGAGCCGTACGCGTTCAGCTTCTCCGGGCTCAAGACCGCGGTCGCGCGGCATCTGGAGCGCAATCCGGACGCGTCGCGCGCCGACGTGGCCGCGGGATTCCAGGAGGCCGTCGCCGATGTGCTGACCACGAAGGCGGTGCGCGCCGCGACCGACCTGGGCGTGTCGACGCTGCTGATCGCCGGCGGAGTGGCCGCAAATTCGCGGGTGCGTGAACTGGCCGAGCAGCGGTGCGCGGCAGCCGGGCTGACGCTGCGGGTGCCCCGCCCGCGGCTGTGCACCGACAACGGCGCCATGATCGCGTCGTTCGCGGCGCACCTGATCGCCGCGGGAGCGCCCCCGTCGGGACTGGACGCGGCCAGCGATCCCGGGCTGCCGGTGGTGAAGGGCCAGGTGGCGTGA
- the alr gene encoding alanine racemase has translation MHATNPTTPTGRHGAPVGAAVVVDLDAIAHNVRVLREHAGPVAVMAVVKADGYGHGATRVARTALAAGATEVGVVTVGEALALRRDGITAPILSWLHPPGTDFAAALDADVQIAVSSPAQLDDLVDAAQRTGRTAVVTVKADTGLSRNGISAADYPALLTALARAQAAGAVRVRGLMSHLVHGDDPDNPFNAVQAQRLTGMREQAREQGVHFEVAHLSNSPAALTRPDLRFDMVRPGIALYGLSPIPERGDMGLRPAMTLKAPVVMVRPIKAGDGVSYGHSWIASRDTTLALVPLGYADGIFRSLSGRFEVSINGRRRPNVGRVCMDQFVVDLGPGPVDVSIGDEAILFGPGDSGEPTAQDWAELIGTINYEVVTSPRGRITRVYRGETG, from the coding sequence ATGCACGCCACCAACCCGACCACGCCGACCGGACGCCACGGTGCTCCGGTCGGCGCTGCCGTTGTGGTCGACCTCGACGCCATCGCCCACAACGTGCGGGTCCTGCGCGAACATGCGGGCCCGGTCGCGGTCATGGCGGTGGTCAAGGCGGACGGCTACGGTCACGGCGCCACCCGGGTGGCGCGCACCGCGCTGGCCGCCGGGGCGACCGAGGTCGGCGTGGTCACCGTCGGTGAGGCGCTCGCGTTGCGCCGTGACGGCATCACCGCCCCGATCCTGAGCTGGCTGCACCCGCCCGGTACCGACTTCGCGGCGGCCCTGGACGCCGATGTGCAGATCGCGGTGTCCTCGCCGGCCCAACTCGACGACCTCGTCGACGCGGCGCAGCGCACCGGCCGCACCGCCGTGGTCACGGTCAAGGCGGACACCGGACTGAGCCGTAACGGCATCAGCGCCGCGGACTACCCGGCGCTGCTGACGGCATTGGCCCGGGCGCAGGCGGCCGGGGCGGTGCGGGTGCGCGGTCTGATGAGCCACCTGGTGCACGGTGACGATCCGGACAATCCGTTCAACGCGGTCCAGGCGCAGCGGCTGACCGGGATGCGTGAGCAGGCCCGCGAGCAGGGTGTGCACTTCGAGGTGGCCCATCTGAGCAATTCCCCGGCCGCGCTGACCCGCCCGGATCTGCGCTTCGACATGGTCCGCCCGGGCATCGCGCTGTACGGGCTCAGCCCGATCCCGGAGCGCGGGGACATGGGTCTGCGCCCGGCGATGACGCTGAAAGCCCCGGTGGTGATGGTGCGGCCGATCAAGGCCGGCGACGGGGTGTCCTACGGGCACAGCTGGATCGCCTCGCGCGACACCACCCTGGCGCTGGTGCCACTGGGCTACGCGGACGGCATCTTTCGCAGCCTGAGCGGCCGGTTCGAGGTGTCCATCAACGGTCGTCGCCGGCCCAATGTCGGCCGGGTCTGCATGGACCAGTTCGTCGTCGACCTCGGCCCCGGTCCGGTGGACGTCAGCATCGGCGATGAGGCGATCCTGTTCGGTCCTGGAGACTCCGGGGAACCGACCGCCCAGGACTGGGCGGAGTTGATCGGGACGATCAACTACGAGGTGGTGACCAGCCCCCGGGGCCGGATCACCCGCGTCTACCGCGGTGAGACGGGCTGA
- a CDS encoding NAD(P)H-hydrate dehydratase gives MRHYYTAEAIRAAEAPLLASQPEGALMRRAAYGLARVIADELRGRTGGVNGRQVCAVVGSGDNGGDALWAATFLRRRGAQASAVLLNPEHTHPAALAAFRRAGGRLEQRIPAATDLVIDGVVGISGRGPLRPDAAAVFADCAAPVVAVDIPSGIDVHTGATDGPHVHAAVTVTFGGRKPVHALADCGRVELIDIGLDLAPTDVVGLEAADVAARWPVPGPRDDKYTQGVTGILSGSATYPGAAILSTGAAVAATSGMVRYAGSAAHEVVTRWPEVIATPDVESAGRVQAWVVGPGLGTDEKAAAALRFALSTDLPVIVDADALTLLATEPALVTDRRAPTVLTPHAGEYRRLAGALEIERQVGADRVAAARTLAETLGATVLLKGNVTVIASHQGTYLNPAGQSWAATAGSGDVLSGVVGSLLAAGIPAADAAAMAAFVHARAAQLAAADPGPHAAPTSAGGILVHLRTAIASLNGKGNPE, from the coding sequence ATGCGGCACTACTACACCGCCGAGGCCATCCGGGCCGCCGAAGCGCCACTGCTCGCCTCGCAACCGGAGGGGGCACTGATGCGCCGGGCCGCCTACGGGCTGGCGCGGGTGATCGCCGACGAGCTTCGCGGACGGACCGGCGGGGTCAACGGTCGGCAGGTGTGCGCGGTCGTCGGCTCCGGCGACAACGGCGGTGACGCGCTGTGGGCGGCGACGTTCCTGCGCCGCCGCGGCGCGCAGGCTTCGGCGGTGCTGCTCAATCCCGAGCACACCCACCCCGCGGCGCTGGCCGCGTTCCGGCGCGCCGGCGGCCGGCTGGAACAGCGCATCCCGGCGGCGACGGACCTGGTCATCGACGGGGTGGTCGGGATCTCCGGTCGCGGTCCGCTGCGCCCCGATGCCGCGGCCGTCTTCGCAGACTGTGCCGCGCCCGTCGTCGCCGTCGACATCCCGAGCGGGATCGACGTGCACACCGGCGCCACCGACGGGCCGCACGTACACGCGGCCGTCACCGTCACTTTCGGTGGGCGCAAACCCGTACACGCGCTGGCCGATTGCGGCCGGGTCGAACTCATCGACATCGGACTGGACCTCGCACCCACCGACGTCGTCGGGCTGGAGGCCGCCGACGTCGCGGCCCGCTGGCCGGTGCCGGGTCCGCGTGACGACAAGTACACCCAGGGCGTCACCGGGATCCTCTCCGGCTCGGCGACCTATCCGGGCGCGGCCATTCTGAGCACCGGCGCCGCCGTGGCGGCGACCTCGGGCATGGTCCGCTACGCGGGCAGCGCCGCGCACGAGGTGGTCACCCGATGGCCGGAAGTGATCGCCACGCCCGATGTCGAATCGGCAGGCCGGGTACAGGCCTGGGTGGTCGGGCCCGGGCTCGGCACCGATGAAAAGGCCGCGGCCGCACTGCGGTTCGCGCTGTCCACCGACCTGCCGGTGATCGTGGACGCGGATGCGTTGACACTTCTGGCGACCGAACCCGCGCTGGTGACCGACCGGCGGGCACCCACCGTGCTGACCCCGCATGCCGGGGAGTACCGCCGCCTGGCCGGAGCCTTGGAAATAGAACGGCAGGTGGGTGCCGACCGCGTCGCGGCGGCCCGCACCCTGGCCGAAACCCTCGGCGCCACCGTGCTGCTCAAGGGCAACGTCACCGTCATCGCGTCCCATCAGGGCACCTACTTGAACCCCGCCGGGCAGTCCTGGGCGGCCACGGCCGGATCCGGCGATGTGCTGTCCGGAGTGGTCGGGTCGTTGCTGGCCGCCGGCATCCCGGCCGCCGACGCCGCCGCGATGGCCGCCTTCGTCCATGCCCGGGCAGCCCAGCTTGCCGCTGCGGATCCGGGCCCGCACGCCGCACCCACGTCGGCCGGGGGCATCCTGGTTCACCTACGCACCGCCATCGCATCGTTGAACGGAAAGGGAAATCCCGAATGA
- the tsaE gene encoding tRNA (adenosine(37)-N6)-threonylcarbamoyltransferase complex ATPase subunit type 1 TsaE, whose protein sequence is MAERGGGTAELLTPEDTVALGARLGAQLRAGDVVVLSGPLGAGKTMFTKGIAAGMDVEGPVTSPTYVLARVHRARRDGAPALVHVDIYRLLDHGVDLLGELDSLDLDTDLDDAVVVVEWGEGLAERLSDHHLDIQLHRDADSEKRTATWRWSVS, encoded by the coding sequence ATGGCTGAACGCGGCGGCGGCACCGCCGAACTGCTGACCCCGGAGGACACCGTGGCGCTCGGCGCGCGACTCGGCGCGCAACTGCGCGCCGGTGACGTGGTGGTGCTGTCCGGCCCGCTGGGAGCCGGAAAGACCATGTTCACCAAGGGCATCGCGGCCGGCATGGACGTCGAGGGGCCGGTCACCTCACCGACCTATGTGCTGGCCCGGGTGCACCGCGCCCGCCGGGACGGCGCACCCGCGCTGGTGCACGTGGACATCTACCGGCTGCTCGATCACGGCGTGGACCTGCTCGGCGAACTCGACTCGCTGGACCTCGACACCGACCTCGACGACGCCGTGGTGGTGGTGGAGTGGGGCGAAGGCCTGGCCGAGCGGCTCTCGGATCATCATCTGGACATTCAGTTGCACCGTGACGCGGACTCCGAGAAGCGCACCGCGACATGGCGATGGAGCGTTTCATGA
- a CDS encoding alpha/beta fold hydrolase, with product MADDDARWPVARWLAGLAGLTAVGSAVGASVARSLARRVSADDPYAGEDFGLLHDDRSTVVTTNDGVPLAVRECGPENARVTVVFCHGFCLRMGAFHFQRDMLARQWGDQVRMVFYDQRGHGLSGDASPDTFTVPQLGQDLESVLAVMAPRGPVVLVGHSMGGMTVLAHARQYPQRYPTRIVGAALISSAAEGVSRSPLGEILRNPALEAARFAVRYAPGIVHNGRGVTRSILGPVLRAASYGDEDVSPSVVAFSESMMHDTSVHTLVGFLHALEVHDETEGLQSLAKIPTLVACGDRDLLTPKEYSQQMAAALPKSELVIAQGAGHLVQLEQPELIDDALVRLVERATPSKLVALTRRIKERTRNHG from the coding sequence TTGGCCGACGACGACGCGCGCTGGCCGGTGGCCCGCTGGCTGGCCGGCCTGGCCGGGCTGACCGCCGTCGGGTCGGCGGTCGGGGCATCGGTGGCGCGTTCACTGGCCCGCCGGGTCAGCGCCGATGACCCCTACGCGGGCGAGGATTTCGGACTGCTGCACGATGACCGCAGCACGGTGGTCACCACGAATGACGGTGTGCCACTGGCCGTCCGCGAATGCGGACCGGAGAACGCGCGGGTGACCGTGGTGTTCTGTCACGGCTTCTGCCTGCGGATGGGCGCCTTCCACTTCCAGCGGGACATGCTCGCGAGGCAATGGGGCGATCAGGTCCGGATGGTGTTCTACGACCAGCGCGGTCATGGGCTGTCCGGCGATGCGTCGCCGGACACCTTCACCGTGCCCCAACTCGGCCAGGACCTCGAATCGGTGCTGGCGGTGATGGCGCCACGCGGGCCCGTCGTGCTGGTCGGTCACTCGATGGGCGGCATGACCGTATTGGCGCACGCCCGCCAGTACCCGCAGCGTTATCCGACCAGGATCGTCGGCGCGGCGTTGATCTCCTCTGCGGCAGAAGGAGTCTCGCGCTCACCGTTGGGGGAGATCCTGCGCAACCCGGCGTTGGAGGCGGCCCGCTTCGCCGTCCGGTACGCACCGGGCATCGTGCACAACGGCCGCGGCGTGACCCGCTCGATCCTCGGCCCGGTGCTACGCGCCGCGTCCTACGGCGACGAGGACGTCAGCCCCAGCGTGGTGGCGTTCAGCGAGTCGATGATGCACGACACCTCGGTGCACACGCTGGTCGGATTCCTGCACGCCCTGGAAGTACACGACGAGACCGAGGGGCTGCAGTCGTTGGCGAAGATCCCGACACTGGTCGCCTGTGGTGACCGGGATCTGCTCACGCCCAAGGAGTATTCGCAGCAGATGGCCGCGGCACTGCCCAAATCCGAGTTGGTGATCGCGCAAGGCGCCGGGCATCTCGTCCAGTTGGAGCAGCCCGAACTCATCGATGACGCACTGGTACGTCTGGTGGAACGGGCCACCCCGTCCAAACTGGTGGCGCTGACCCGCAGGATCAAGGAACGGACCCGCAACCATGGCTGA
- a CDS encoding glutamate decarboxylase produces the protein MTRRHKPRTHIAPAYTGRLSTDPVPALRLPGESMDPEAAYRYIHDELMLDGSSRLNLATFVTTWMDPEAERLMAETFDKNMIDKDEYPATAAIESRCVAMVADLFHAEDLRDDDPTTAIGVSTVGSSEAVMLAGLAMKWRWRQKVGGADGDGWKGRTPNLVMGSNVQVVWEKFCRYFDVEPRYLPMAQDRFVITPEQVVEAVDEDTIGVVGILGTTFTGELEPIAEICAALDALAADGGVDVPVHVDAASGGFVVPFLHPDLIWDFRLPRVVSINVSGHKYGLTYPGIGFVVWRNAEHLPEELVFRVNYLGGDMPTFTLNFSRPGNQVVGQYYNFLRLGRAGYSQVMHCLSDTARWLGDELRESEHFDVITDGSDIPVVSFRLRGDRPYTEFDISHALRAFGWQVPAYTMPEGAEDIAVLRVVVREGFSADLARTLKDDMMTALQNLDELKPKGHYDTVRPFAH, from the coding sequence ATGACCCGCAGGCACAAGCCGAGAACGCACATCGCTCCCGCCTACACCGGGCGGCTGTCGACCGACCCGGTGCCGGCGCTGCGTCTGCCCGGCGAATCGATGGATCCGGAGGCGGCCTACCGATACATCCACGACGAGCTGATGCTCGACGGCAGTTCGCGGCTCAACCTGGCGACGTTCGTGACGACCTGGATGGACCCCGAAGCCGAGCGCCTGATGGCCGAGACGTTCGACAAGAACATGATCGACAAGGACGAGTACCCGGCGACCGCCGCGATCGAGTCGCGGTGTGTGGCCATGGTGGCCGACCTGTTCCACGCCGAAGATCTGCGTGACGACGACCCCACCACCGCCATCGGCGTGTCCACCGTCGGGTCCAGCGAGGCGGTCATGCTGGCCGGGCTGGCCATGAAGTGGCGGTGGCGCCAGAAGGTCGGCGGCGCGGACGGTGACGGCTGGAAGGGTCGCACCCCCAACCTGGTCATGGGCTCCAACGTGCAGGTGGTGTGGGAGAAGTTCTGCCGCTACTTCGACGTCGAACCGCGTTATCTGCCGATGGCGCAGGACCGGTTCGTCATCACCCCCGAGCAGGTGGTCGAGGCGGTCGACGAGGACACCATCGGCGTGGTCGGCATCCTGGGCACCACCTTCACCGGTGAGCTGGAGCCGATCGCCGAGATCTGCGCGGCGCTGGACGCGCTGGCCGCCGACGGCGGCGTGGATGTCCCGGTGCACGTCGACGCGGCCAGCGGCGGGTTCGTGGTGCCGTTCCTGCATCCCGATCTGATCTGGGACTTCCGGTTGCCGCGGGTGGTGTCGATCAACGTCAGCGGGCACAAGTACGGGCTGACCTACCCGGGCATCGGGTTCGTGGTCTGGCGCAACGCCGAGCACCTGCCCGAGGAACTGGTGTTCCGGGTCAACTACCTGGGCGGGGACATGCCCACGTTCACGCTGAACTTCTCCCGGCCGGGCAACCAGGTCGTCGGCCAGTACTACAACTTCCTGCGGCTGGGACGAGCCGGATACTCGCAGGTCATGCACTGTCTGTCGGATACCGCCCGGTGGCTGGGGGACGAGCTGCGCGAGAGCGAGCACTTCGACGTGATCACCGACGGGTCCGACATCCCGGTGGTCAGCTTCCGGTTGCGCGGCGACCGGCCCTACACCGAGTTCGACATCTCGCATGCACTGCGGGCGTTCGGCTGGCAGGTGCCGGCCTACACCATGCCCGAGGGCGCCGAGGACATCGCGGTGCTGCGGGTGGTGGTCCGGGAGGGCTTCTCCGCGGATCTGGCCCGGACCCTCAAGGACGACATGATGACCGCGCTGCAGAACCTCGATGAGCTCAAACCCAAGGGTCACTACGACACGGTGCGGCCCTTCGCGCACTGA
- a CDS encoding nuclear transport factor 2 family protein, translated as MSRAAGVADRLAVHELLYRYAELIDAGDFDGVGALLGRGTFMGVAGAEAIAALFAATTRRFPEHGNRTRTRHLVLNPIVEIEGARARARSTFCVVQQTDTVALAPIVAGRYADTFAHDGQDWHFTERTVDVEMIGDVSDHLLIDPHSFG; from the coding sequence GTGAGCCGAGCAGCGGGTGTCGCCGATCGGCTGGCCGTGCACGAACTGCTCTACCGGTACGCCGAGCTGATCGACGCGGGCGATTTCGACGGTGTCGGGGCGCTGCTGGGCCGTGGCACCTTCATGGGCGTCGCCGGTGCCGAGGCGATCGCCGCGCTGTTCGCGGCGACGACGCGCCGGTTCCCCGAGCACGGCAACCGGACCCGAACCCGTCACCTGGTGCTCAACCCGATCGTCGAGATCGAGGGCGCTCGGGCGCGGGCCCGATCGACGTTCTGCGTCGTGCAGCAGACCGACACGGTGGCGCTGGCGCCCATCGTCGCCGGCCGCTACGCGGACACGTTCGCCCATGACGGACAGGACTGGCATTTCACCGAGCGAACGGTGGATGTGGAGATGATCGGCGACGTCTCCGATCACCTGCTGATCGATCCGCACTCATTCGGTTGA